The Sulfurihydrogenibium sp. DNA window AAGAATCTCTTTATGTATTTAAATAATTGGAAGGATAAATTAATCTTTGGAGGTGATATCATAAAGCTAAAAGGTTTTTGTTAGCAGCAGAAATTGCTTCTTATGTTCTTATCCCCTCATGTGGCAGAGAGGCGAAGGAAAAAGAGACATTATGGGAAGAGATGTTAAACCAATTTTAACAGTAAAAGGAGGAAGAATCATGATGAAAGGAGGAAAAATCATGAAAGGAAGTATCAAGTCAATCTTGGCAGTATTGGCAAGTATCTTTTTGGCAATGTCGCTATTTAGTTGTGGTGGAGGTGGCGGCGGAGGAACATTCGCAGGCGGAGGGATTACTACATCAACTCTTTCAGGAACTGCAGCAACAGGAAAACCTTTGGCTTCAGTCGTTGTGTATTTAAAAGATAGTAAAGGCAAAGAAATTTCTACAACCACAGACGCAAGCGGTAAATTCTCTTTTGACACAACAGGTTTAACTCCACCATTTTATTTAAAGACGCAAAATCCAACAAGCCAAGAACTTCTCTTTTCTTACACAGACCAAAAATCTGGGACTGCTAACATTACAC harbors:
- a CDS encoding carboxypeptidase-like regulatory domain-containing protein is translated as MMKGGKIMKGSIKSILAVLASIFLAMSLFSCGGGGGGGTFAGGGITTSTLSGTAATGKPLASVVVYLKDSKGKEISTTTDASGKFSFDTTGLTPPFYLKTQNPTSQELLFSYTDQKSGTANITPLSTAVVAVANNGNADIYTNPPSQLNLDNARNSLKNLLSPVLQKYGVQNADFITTPFDANG